The following proteins are co-located in the Telopea speciosissima isolate NSW1024214 ecotype Mountain lineage chromosome 9, Tspe_v1, whole genome shotgun sequence genome:
- the LOC122638752 gene encoding uncharacterized protein LOC122638752: MSVLPDLAEGTSSALVRQAKPNSIRSFTELAIAFVSRFQSSVKQKKMAANLLVVRQRPDESIRDYITRFNGEALEIKDLDDGMAFNALHNGVTNHDLVKSLTLEPVSTMAQLLDRCYQYANMFDIMKAQRTADPKVTEKKRTGEKEEKKDSKKQKSDWCQDRDQSPDYTPLNTSRMNILMEIYDRDLLQWPRPMFSKPEDKNKKKYYKFHRDVRHDTEDCRQLKREIEDVIQKGHLQRYVKEDRKDNP, translated from the coding sequence ATGTCGGTCCTTCCCGACCTCGCTGAAGGGACCAGCAGCGCTCTGGTTCGCCAAGCTAAACCTAACTCCATAAGGAGCTTCACAGAGTTGGCCATAGCTTTCGTAAGCCGATTCCAAAGTAGtgtcaaacaaaagaagatggCTGCGAACTTGCTGGTAGTGAGACAGCGACCTGATGAGTCCATACGGGACTACATCACTCGCTTTAATGGGGAGGCCCTGGAGATCAAGGATCTAGATGACGGCATGGCTTTTAATGCCCTGCACAACGGGGTGACCAACCATGACCTGGTGAAATCGCTCACCCTCGAACCAGTATCCACCATGGCTCAACTGCTAGACCGATGCTATCAGTATGCCAATATGTTTGACATTATGAAGGCCCAGAGGACAGCTGATCCCAAGGTGACAGAGAAGAAAAGGACGGgcgagaaagaagaaaagaaggacaGCAAGAAGCAGAAATCGGATTGGTGCCAGGACCGAGACCAAAGTCCAGATTACACGCCTCTGAACACCTCCAGAATGAACATCCTTATGGAGATCTATGATCGAGACCTACTGCAGTGGCCCAGACCAATGTTCTCAAAGCCCGAGgataagaacaagaagaaatacTACAAGTTCCACAGGGATGTCAGACATGACACAGAGGACTGTCGACAACTAAAGAGAGAAATTGAGGACGTGATCCAAAAGGGGCACCTCCAGCGATACGTCAAGGAAGATAGGAAAGATAACCCCTGA